From a single Mycolicibacterium mengxianglii genomic region:
- a CDS encoding LLM class flavin-dependent oxidoreductase: MKVGVGELPANTRFGPMTFMEAGYRSAAAARVDSFWVPDHLNALLPRSVITSKYTGAVRFIPKIDACLEPWTTLGYLAARHRRGRMLLGTGVTDTGRRNPAVTAQAIATLHLMTRGRAVLGIGTGEREGNEPYGVDWSRPVARFEEALATIRALWNSGGNLVNRDSEFFPLRNAVFELPPYQGRRPPIWIASHGPRMLRATGRYADGWFPGMIFDPAAYAEGLDKVRTAADDAGRDPGEITPAVWLFVTTGATRAEVDDVLESVPAKTFALNAPAREWARLGARHPMGDDFGGAQDLIPQTLDEATVLKYIADIPLALMRGIGLTGTAGDVLEQAAVWRDHGVRHLVVCNVSALQPSLRRGMASLGPFHRILRGIRRL, translated from the coding sequence ATGAAGGTCGGTGTCGGAGAATTGCCGGCCAACACCCGCTTCGGCCCGATGACGTTCATGGAGGCCGGCTACCGTAGCGCCGCGGCCGCACGGGTGGACTCCTTCTGGGTGCCCGATCATCTCAACGCGCTACTGCCCCGCTCGGTGATCACCAGCAAGTACACCGGCGCCGTCCGGTTCATCCCGAAAATCGACGCATGCCTGGAGCCGTGGACCACCCTGGGCTACCTGGCGGCCCGGCACCGCCGGGGCAGGATGCTGCTCGGCACCGGCGTGACAGACACCGGCCGCCGCAACCCGGCGGTCACCGCGCAAGCGATCGCCACGCTGCACCTGATGACCCGTGGCCGGGCAGTCCTCGGCATCGGCACCGGAGAACGGGAAGGCAACGAACCCTACGGAGTGGACTGGTCCCGGCCCGTCGCGCGTTTCGAGGAAGCGCTGGCGACGATTCGGGCGCTGTGGAACTCCGGCGGCAACCTGGTCAACCGCGACTCGGAGTTCTTCCCATTGCGCAACGCGGTGTTCGAGCTTCCGCCGTACCAGGGCCGCCGGCCCCCGATCTGGATCGCATCGCACGGACCGCGGATGCTCCGCGCCACCGGCCGTTACGCCGACGGGTGGTTCCCCGGGATGATCTTCGATCCGGCGGCCTACGCGGAAGGGCTCGACAAGGTTCGCACGGCCGCCGATGATGCGGGCCGCGATCCCGGCGAGATCACCCCCGCAGTGTGGTTGTTCGTCACCACCGGCGCCACCCGCGCCGAAGTCGACGACGTCTTGGAATCGGTGCCCGCCAAGACTTTTGCACTCAACGCGCCGGCCCGGGAATGGGCGCGGCTCGGGGCGCGACACCCCATGGGTGACGACTTCGGCGGTGCCCAGGACCTCATTCCGCAGACCCTGGATGAAGCGACGGTACTGAAGTACATCGCCGATATCCCCCTTGCGCTGATGCGCGGCATCGGCCTCACCGGCACCGCCGGGGACGTCCTCGAGCAGGCGGCCGTCTGGCGCGATCACGGTGTCCGCCATCTCGTCGTCTGTAATGTCAGCGCACTGCAGCCCAGCCTGCGGCGCGGCATGGCCTCGCTCGGGCCGTTTCACCGCATTCTGCGGGGCATCCGGCGCCTCTGA
- the cobG gene encoding precorrin-3B synthase, whose amino-acid sequence MVREREQDACPGALQVHQAADGGLVRVRLPGGMLTAGQLIALADAATRYGSSTLELTSRGSVQLRGITDEKSVADLVAGAGLLPSPTHERARNIVSSPLSGRVGGHLDVRPWVHQLDAAICADPALAGLPGRFWISLDDGTGDVSGLRADLGVHALDDRTVALLLSGTDTGIRLDHADVMTTLTAVARRFVDVRGNSWRISELDDPTEVLDDLTVTAEPGRTWPVRTKGPIGWLEQDDGRVALGAGVPLGVLPARTAEFVAAIDAPIVITPWRSLLVCDLDEGVADVSLRVLAPQGLVFDVNSPWLDVSACVGSPGCERSAADVRADATTAVTAGDVAARRHYVGCERACGSPSIGEVLIATADGYRRRDRAR is encoded by the coding sequence GTGGTCCGTGAACGCGAACAGGACGCCTGCCCCGGCGCGCTGCAGGTGCATCAGGCCGCCGACGGCGGGTTGGTCCGCGTGCGGCTGCCCGGCGGGATGCTGACTGCCGGCCAGCTGATCGCCTTGGCCGATGCGGCGACCCGGTACGGGTCGTCGACGCTGGAGCTGACATCTCGCGGCAGCGTGCAGTTGCGTGGGATCACCGACGAGAAATCAGTGGCGGACTTGGTCGCCGGCGCGGGGCTGCTGCCCTCGCCCACCCATGAGCGGGCCCGCAACATCGTGTCCTCTCCCCTGTCGGGCCGCGTCGGAGGACACCTCGATGTGCGCCCATGGGTGCACCAACTGGACGCCGCGATCTGCGCCGACCCGGCGCTGGCCGGGTTGCCAGGCCGGTTCTGGATCAGCCTGGACGACGGCACCGGCGACGTGTCGGGCCTGCGCGCCGATCTCGGTGTGCACGCCCTCGATGACCGCACCGTGGCGTTGCTGCTCTCCGGCACCGACACGGGGATCCGACTGGACCACGCTGACGTGATGACCACCCTGACCGCCGTGGCCCGGCGGTTCGTCGACGTGCGCGGAAACAGCTGGCGCATCAGCGAACTCGACGATCCCACCGAGGTGCTCGACGACCTGACGGTCACCGCCGAACCAGGGCGGACCTGGCCGGTGCGAACCAAGGGCCCGATCGGGTGGCTGGAGCAGGACGACGGCCGGGTGGCGCTCGGCGCGGGTGTCCCCCTTGGGGTGCTGCCGGCCCGCACAGCGGAGTTCGTCGCGGCGATCGATGCGCCGATCGTGATCACCCCGTGGCGCTCGCTGCTGGTCTGCGACCTCGACGAAGGTGTGGCCGATGTGTCGCTGCGGGTGCTGGCACCACAGGGTTTGGTGTTCGACGTGAACTCCCCCTGGCTCGACGTCAGCGCCTGCGTCGGCAGCCCGGGCTGTGAACGCTCGGCCGCCGACGTGCGCGCCGACGCCACCACTGCCGTCACCGCCGGTGACGTGGCGGCGCGCCGGCATTACGTCGGCTGCGAACGGGCCTGCGGCAGCCCCTCGATCGGCGAGGTGCTCATCGCCACCGCAGACGGATACCGCCGGCGCGACCGGGCACGGTGA
- the cbiE gene encoding precorrin-6y C5,15-methyltransferase (decarboxylating) subunit CbiE, with translation MSSDKPRVVVVGIGADGMAGLAPASRAELQRATAIYGSRRQLDLLDDTVTAQRRVWPTPLVPALGKIQDDAEDEVHIVASGDPMLHGIGGSVIRFFGADRVTVLPHVSSVTLACARLGWAVQDTEVISLMMAAPHTAIRRGGQAVVLTRDGSGPATLARLLAESGRGDSEFNVLEELGGPSERRRSMTARQWADTPPTDVDDLNVVAVRYLPDERQSQVLPDDAFEHDGQITKQSIRAITLAALAPRPGELLWDVGAGSGSISIEWCRSGPGCRAIAFEQDEVRRQRITDNAIKHGVEIEVRGAAPRSFREAILTDGGVDGVQRPTAIFVGGGTSEYQLLNTCFQHLPQGGRLVANAVTLEGEVALASCYSRLGGELRRFQHYQGAPIGSFTGWRPAMPITQWIVHKP, from the coding sequence ATGAGCAGCGACAAACCCAGGGTGGTCGTGGTCGGTATCGGCGCCGACGGTATGGCGGGACTGGCACCGGCGTCGAGGGCCGAACTCCAACGCGCGACGGCGATCTACGGGTCGCGGCGGCAACTGGACCTGCTCGACGACACCGTGACCGCCCAGCGCCGGGTCTGGCCCACGCCCCTGGTGCCGGCGCTGGGGAAGATCCAGGACGACGCCGAGGACGAGGTGCACATCGTCGCATCGGGTGATCCGATGCTGCACGGGATCGGCGGTTCCGTCATCCGGTTCTTCGGTGCCGACCGGGTGACGGTGCTGCCGCACGTGTCGTCGGTGACGCTGGCGTGCGCCCGGCTGGGCTGGGCGGTACAGGACACCGAGGTGATCAGTTTGATGATGGCCGCGCCGCACACCGCCATTCGGCGCGGCGGCCAGGCGGTGGTGCTGACCCGCGACGGCTCCGGGCCCGCCACACTGGCCCGGCTGCTGGCTGAATCCGGGCGCGGGGACTCGGAATTCAACGTCCTGGAGGAGCTCGGTGGCCCGTCGGAGCGCCGGCGCAGCATGACCGCCCGCCAGTGGGCTGATACCCCGCCCACCGATGTCGACGACCTCAACGTCGTCGCCGTGCGGTACCTACCCGATGAGCGGCAGTCCCAGGTGCTGCCCGACGACGCCTTCGAACACGACGGGCAGATCACCAAGCAGTCGATCCGCGCGATCACCCTGGCGGCACTGGCGCCCCGGCCCGGCGAACTGCTCTGGGATGTCGGCGCCGGCTCCGGCAGCATCTCGATCGAATGGTGCCGAAGCGGCCCGGGGTGCAGGGCCATCGCGTTCGAACAGGACGAGGTGCGTCGTCAGCGGATCACCGACAATGCGATCAAACACGGTGTGGAAATCGAGGTGCGCGGCGCGGCGCCGCGGTCGTTCCGGGAAGCCATCCTCACCGATGGTGGCGTGGACGGGGTGCAACGGCCCACAGCCATTTTCGTCGGGGGCGGAACCTCGGAATACCAGTTGTTGAACACCTGCTTCCAGCACCTGCCGCAGGGCGGTCGACTGGTGGCCAACGCCGTCACCCTGGAGGGGGAAGTCGCTCTGGCATCGTGTTATTCGAGGCTGGGCGGGGAGTTGCGCCGCTTCCAGCATTATCAGGGCGCGCCCATCGGCTCGTTCACCGGCTGGCGCCCGGCCATGCCCATCACCCAGTGGATCGTGCACAAGCCATGA
- a CDS encoding M24 family metallopeptidase — MSSARFDSTVYGQRLRAAATATADAGLAGLVITPGYDLRYLVGSRAETFERLTALVIPVSGEPTVVVPRMELASLKESAVVELGLPVRDWVDGDDPYQLVLEALGGAPVATAVTDAMPALHLLPLADKLETVPVLATDVLRTLRMIKDPAEIDALRKAGAAIDRVHARVPEFLVPGRTEADVAADIGEAIVAEGHSAAAFIIVGSGPHGADPHHEVSDRQLQAGDIVVVDIGGPYEPGYNSDSTRTYSLGEPKPEVAEQYSVLQRAQQAAVDAVRPGVTAEQIDAAARDVLAEAGLADYFVHRTGHGIGLSVHEEPYIVAGNDLPVQPGMAFSVEPGIYFPGQWGARIEDIVIVTADGAEPVNTRPHDLIVVPV, encoded by the coding sequence ATGAGTTCTGCCCGCTTCGACAGCACGGTGTACGGCCAGCGGTTGCGCGCGGCCGCGACCGCCACCGCCGACGCCGGACTGGCCGGCCTGGTGATCACCCCCGGCTACGACCTGCGTTACCTGGTCGGTTCGCGCGCCGAGACCTTCGAGCGGCTCACCGCCCTGGTGATCCCGGTGTCGGGGGAGCCCACGGTGGTGGTGCCCCGAATGGAACTGGCATCACTGAAGGAGTCGGCGGTGGTCGAACTCGGTCTGCCGGTGCGGGACTGGGTTGACGGCGACGATCCGTACCAACTCGTGCTGGAGGCGTTGGGCGGCGCACCGGTGGCCACGGCGGTCACCGACGCGATGCCGGCCCTGCATCTGCTGCCGCTTGCAGACAAGTTGGAGACGGTCCCGGTGCTGGCCACCGATGTGCTGCGCACCCTGCGAATGATCAAGGACCCAGCCGAGATCGACGCACTGCGTAAGGCCGGCGCGGCGATCGACCGCGTGCACGCCCGCGTCCCGGAGTTCCTGGTGCCGGGCCGGACCGAGGCCGACGTCGCCGCCGATATCGGTGAAGCCATTGTCGCAGAAGGACATTCGGCCGCAGCGTTCATCATCGTCGGCTCGGGACCGCACGGAGCCGACCCACACCACGAAGTCTCCGACCGGCAACTGCAGGCCGGCGACATCGTCGTCGTCGACATCGGCGGGCCCTATGAGCCGGGCTACAACTCCGACTCCACCAGAACCTACAGCCTCGGTGAACCGAAACCCGAAGTGGCCGAGCAGTACTCGGTACTGCAGCGGGCGCAGCAGGCGGCTGTGGATGCCGTCCGGCCCGGGGTGACGGCCGAACAGATCGACGCCGCCGCCCGCGACGTGCTGGCCGAGGCCGGGCTGGCCGACTACTTCGTGCACCGCACCGGGCACGGAATCGGACTGTCAGTGCACGAGGAGCCCTACATCGTGGCCGGCAACGACCTGCCGGTGCAGCCCGGGATGGCGTTCAGCGTGGAGCCGGGGATCTATTTCCCCGGCCAATGGGGCGCCCGCATCGAGGACATCGTGATCGTCACCGCCGATGGGGCCGAACCGGTCAACACCCGGCCCCACGACCTGATCGTCGTGCCGGTCTGA
- a CDS encoding MMPL/RND family transporter, with protein sequence MRPSSRTAEPTSLARWIRRLAIPIVIGWVAVVAALSVLVPPLAQVAADNSVSLNPADAPSLRAMTEMGKVFGESNSDSIALIVLEGEQPLADEAHTYYDDLVQRLRADPDHVQNVQDFWGDPLTESGAQSTDGRAAYVQVYLAGNMGETLANESVEAVRAAIEAEPPPPGVTAYVTGPAALQADLQHAGERTVLLITVVTFSVIIVLLLFFYRSIVTIVVLLAVVGIQLAAASGAVAVLGHFQIIGLSTFAVNLVVAMAIAAGTDYVIFLTGRYQEARTAGADREAAYYEMFSGTAHVILGSALTIAGAAFCLSLTRMPYFQSLGIPCAVGMLTAVAVALTLGPAVITIASRFGLLEPKRAMRIRFWRRIGTSVVRWPLPILLASLAVALVGLAALPFYQPSYDDRKFIPADIPANAGYVAADRHFSAARMSPEMLLIEADHDLRNSADFLVLDKVAKAVFRVEGISRVQAPTRPQGTPIENTSIPFMISMQGVGMAQNMKFMFDRLDEMKSQAEDLGETVQIMKNMQRLMTRMSNITTDMLVDVEDLQETTNELRDSMANFDDFFRPIRNYFYWEPKCFNIPLCWSLRSVFDSLDGISVLTDQMDRMIGGFTDMNALMPEMLAQFPPMISTMENMQQMMLTMHSTMHGMYSQMDEAGQGATEMGKAFDAARNDDSFYLPPEVFDNPDFRRAMDLFVSPDGKSVRMIISHRGDPASPEGLSRVEPIKVAAIEAIKGTPLEDARVSLGGMAATYKDLSEGSKYDLLIAGIASICLIFAVMLLVTRSLVAALVIVGTVLVSLGASFGLSVLLWQYIIGLPLHWMVVPLAVIVLLAVGADYNLMMVARFKEEMPAGVKTGIIRAMGGTGSVVTIAGVVFSFTMASMIVSDLRTIGQMGTFVGIGLLFDTLIVRSFLVPSIAALLGRWFWWPLNVRNRPLRPRPEPTPVTV encoded by the coding sequence ATGCGCCCGTCGTCGCGCACCGCCGAACCCACTTCTCTGGCCCGGTGGATCCGTCGCCTCGCCATTCCGATCGTGATCGGCTGGGTGGCCGTGGTGGCCGCCCTGAGCGTCCTGGTGCCCCCGCTGGCGCAGGTCGCCGCCGACAACTCGGTGTCGTTGAACCCCGCCGACGCCCCCTCTCTGCGGGCGATGACGGAGATGGGAAAGGTGTTCGGGGAGTCCAACTCCGACAGCATCGCGCTGATCGTGCTCGAGGGAGAGCAGCCGCTCGCCGACGAGGCCCACACCTACTACGACGATCTGGTGCAGCGGCTCCGAGCCGACCCCGACCACGTGCAGAACGTGCAGGACTTCTGGGGTGATCCGCTCACCGAGTCGGGCGCCCAGAGCACCGACGGTCGGGCCGCCTACGTCCAGGTGTACCTCGCCGGGAACATGGGCGAGACGCTGGCCAACGAGTCGGTCGAGGCGGTCCGCGCCGCCATCGAAGCCGAGCCGCCGCCGCCCGGCGTCACCGCTTACGTCACCGGCCCGGCTGCGCTGCAAGCCGATCTGCAGCATGCCGGCGAACGCACCGTCCTGCTGATCACGGTCGTCACGTTCTCGGTGATCATCGTGCTGCTGCTGTTCTTCTACCGGTCCATCGTCACGATCGTGGTCCTGCTGGCGGTGGTCGGCATCCAGCTGGCGGCGGCCAGCGGCGCCGTCGCGGTGCTGGGCCATTTCCAGATCATCGGGCTCTCCACGTTCGCGGTGAATCTGGTGGTGGCGATGGCCATCGCCGCCGGCACCGACTACGTCATCTTTCTCACCGGCCGTTATCAGGAGGCCCGCACCGCAGGCGCCGACCGTGAAGCGGCCTACTACGAGATGTTCAGCGGCACCGCACATGTCATCCTCGGCTCGGCGCTGACGATCGCAGGTGCGGCGTTCTGCCTTTCGCTGACCCGGATGCCCTACTTCCAGAGCCTGGGTATCCCGTGCGCGGTCGGCATGCTGACCGCTGTCGCGGTGGCGTTGACGCTGGGGCCGGCCGTGATCACCATCGCCAGCCGGTTCGGCCTGCTGGAACCCAAGCGCGCCATGCGGATCCGTTTCTGGCGCCGCATCGGCACATCGGTGGTCCGCTGGCCGTTGCCGATACTGCTGGCGTCGCTGGCCGTCGCTCTGGTGGGCCTGGCGGCACTGCCGTTCTATCAGCCCAGTTACGACGACCGGAAGTTCATCCCGGCCGACATCCCGGCCAATGCCGGCTATGTGGCGGCCGACCGGCACTTCTCCGCCGCCCGGATGAGCCCGGAGATGCTGTTGATCGAAGCCGACCACGACCTGCGTAACTCGGCCGATTTCCTGGTGCTCGACAAGGTCGCCAAAGCGGTGTTCCGGGTGGAGGGCATCTCCCGGGTGCAGGCGCCGACCCGGCCGCAGGGCACTCCGATCGAGAACACCTCGATCCCGTTCATGATCAGCATGCAGGGTGTCGGTATGGCCCAGAACATGAAGTTCATGTTCGACCGGCTGGACGAGATGAAGTCCCAAGCCGAGGACCTCGGCGAGACCGTGCAGATCATGAAGAACATGCAGCGGCTGATGACGCGGATGTCCAACATCACCACCGACATGCTCGTCGACGTGGAGGACCTGCAGGAAACCACCAACGAACTGCGCGACAGCATGGCCAATTTCGACGATTTCTTCCGGCCGATCCGCAATTACTTCTACTGGGAACCGAAGTGCTTCAACATTCCGCTGTGCTGGTCGCTGCGGTCGGTGTTCGACAGCCTTGACGGCATCAGCGTGCTGACCGATCAGATGGACCGGATGATCGGCGGTTTCACCGACATGAATGCCCTGATGCCGGAGATGCTCGCGCAGTTCCCGCCGATGATCTCCACCATGGAGAACATGCAGCAGATGATGCTGACCATGCACTCCACCATGCACGGGATGTACTCGCAGATGGACGAGGCGGGTCAGGGCGCCACCGAGATGGGCAAGGCGTTCGACGCGGCGCGCAACGACGACTCGTTCTATCTGCCGCCCGAGGTGTTCGACAATCCGGACTTCCGCCGCGCCATGGACCTGTTCGTCTCCCCGGACGGCAAGTCGGTGCGGATGATCATCTCCCACCGCGGCGACCCGGCCTCCCCGGAAGGTCTGTCCCGGGTTGAGCCGATCAAGGTCGCCGCGATCGAGGCGATCAAGGGCACCCCGCTGGAGGACGCCCGGGTGTCGCTGGGCGGAATGGCCGCCACCTACAAAGACCTCTCGGAGGGGTCCAAGTACGACCTGCTGATCGCCGGCATCGCCTCGATCTGCCTGATCTTCGCGGTCATGTTGTTGGTGACGCGGAGCCTGGTGGCGGCTCTGGTGATCGTCGGCACGGTGCTGGTGTCCCTGGGCGCATCGTTCGGACTCTCGGTGTTGTTGTGGCAGTACATCATCGGGCTGCCTCTGCACTGGATGGTGGTGCCGCTGGCCGTCATCGTCCTGCTGGCGGTCGGGGCGGACTACAACCTGATGATGGTCGCCCGCTTCAAAGAGGAAATGCCCGCCGGGGTGAAAACGGGCATCATCCGCGCCATGGGCGGCACCGGCAGCGTGGTCACGATCGCCGGGGTGGTCTTCTCCTTCACCATGGCCTCGATGATCGTCAGCGATCTGCGCACCATCGGCCAGATGGGGACGTTCGTCGGAATCGGCCTGCTGTTCGACACCCTGATCGTGCGCTCGTTCCTGGTCCCGTCGATCGCCGCGCTGTTGGGACGGTGGTTCTGGTGGCCGCTGAATGTGCGTAACCGGCCACTGCGCCCACGGCCGGAGCCCACGCCCGTCACGGTCTAA
- a CDS encoding SDR family NAD(P)-dependent oxidoreductase — translation MKDTGAGVVVIFGGRSEIGTELALRLARDATVVLTTRGGDRLDQQVQALTAAGAAAVHVKAFDADDLAAHRPLLDEIIAEHGPIGTAVVAFGILGDQSRAETDAEHAVAIVHTDYVAQVSLLTQLADRMRAVGRGRIVVFSSVAGARVRRANYVYGSAKAGLDGFASGLADALYGTGVQLLIVRPGFVIGRMTEGMDPAPLSSTPAQVAEATARALAKGKRSVWVPGSLAVLVLVMRLLPQSVWRRMPR, via the coding sequence GTGAAAGACACGGGTGCAGGAGTGGTCGTCATTTTCGGGGGCCGCAGCGAGATCGGCACGGAGCTTGCGCTCCGGCTGGCCCGCGACGCGACGGTAGTGCTCACCACCCGCGGCGGTGACCGCCTGGACCAGCAGGTTCAGGCCCTGACAGCGGCGGGGGCCGCCGCAGTGCACGTGAAGGCCTTCGACGCCGACGACCTGGCTGCGCACCGGCCCCTCCTCGACGAGATCATCGCCGAACACGGCCCGATCGGCACCGCCGTGGTCGCCTTCGGCATCCTCGGCGATCAGTCCCGCGCCGAGACCGATGCCGAGCACGCGGTGGCGATCGTGCACACCGACTACGTGGCCCAGGTCAGCCTGCTGACGCAGCTGGCCGACCGGATGCGCGCTGTCGGCCGCGGACGCATCGTGGTGTTCTCCTCGGTGGCCGGGGCGCGGGTGCGGCGTGCCAACTACGTGTACGGCTCGGCCAAGGCGGGGCTGGACGGTTTCGCCAGCGGTCTGGCCGACGCCCTGTACGGCACCGGGGTACAGCTGCTGATCGTGCGCCCCGGCTTCGTCATCGGCCGAATGACCGAAGGGATGGACCCCGCCCCGCTGTCGAGCACACCCGCCCAGGTCGCCGAGGCCACGGCCCGCGCACTGGCGAAGGGCAAGCGGTCAGTGTGGGTGCCGGGATCGCTGGCCGTACTGGTGTTGGTGATGCGGCTGTTGCCGCAGTCGGTGTGGCGGAGAATGCCGAGATGA
- a CDS encoding TauD/TfdA dioxygenase family protein, producing the protein MAVNITKLGAHIGAQIDGITLGGELDAHTVAVVNEALLEHKVIFFRDQHHLDNEGQLAFARLLGTPTIAHPTVTSRGHQVLPIDSRYDKANSWHTDVTFVDRIPKASLLRAVTLPEYGGTTVWANTETAYDQLPAPLRALAENLWAVHTNRYDYAAEHPSDIDDEVPETTRDYRAEFESSYYETEHPVVRIHPETGRRVLVLGHFVKKFVGLGSAESRDLFDLLQARVTRLENTVRWNWRLGDLAVWDNRATQHYAVSDYDDQYRRLNRVTLSGDIPVDVFGQQSRSIHGDASHYSPVVTPVPVYSAAS; encoded by the coding sequence ATGGCTGTCAACATCACAAAACTCGGTGCGCACATCGGCGCGCAGATCGACGGGATCACCCTCGGAGGAGAGCTCGACGCGCATACCGTGGCCGTCGTCAACGAGGCGCTCCTGGAGCACAAGGTCATCTTCTTCCGCGACCAGCACCACCTCGACAACGAGGGCCAGTTGGCGTTCGCCCGGCTACTGGGGACCCCCACGATCGCCCACCCGACCGTCACATCCCGAGGTCACCAGGTGTTGCCGATCGACTCCCGCTACGACAAAGCCAACAGCTGGCACACCGATGTCACGTTCGTCGACCGCATTCCCAAAGCGTCTCTGCTGCGCGCGGTGACACTGCCGGAATACGGCGGCACCACGGTGTGGGCGAACACCGAAACCGCCTACGACCAGCTACCCGCCCCGCTGCGTGCGCTGGCCGAGAATCTGTGGGCGGTGCACACCAACCGGTACGACTACGCCGCCGAGCATCCCAGCGACATCGACGACGAGGTGCCCGAAACCACTCGCGACTACCGGGCGGAGTTCGAGTCCAGCTATTACGAGACCGAACATCCGGTGGTGCGGATCCACCCGGAGACGGGCCGGCGCGTGCTGGTGCTCGGCCACTTCGTGAAGAAGTTCGTCGGGCTGGGGTCAGCGGAATCCCGCGACCTGTTCGACCTGCTGCAGGCCCGGGTCACCCGACTGGAGAACACCGTGCGCTGGAATTGGCGCCTCGGGGATCTGGCGGTCTGGGACAACCGGGCCACCCAGCACTATGCGGTGTCCGATTACGACGACCAGTACCGCCGGCTCAACCGGGTCACCTTGTCCGGTGATATCCCCGTGGACGTCTTCGGCCAGCAGAGTCGCAGCATCCACGGCGACGCCTCGCACTACTCGCCCGTCGTCACGCCGGTCCCGGTGTACTCCGCCGCAAGCTGA
- a CDS encoding cupin domain-containing protein has protein sequence MSAGAHGEVQSEDGRFRVTRWTIDPGGAIPMHRHEHDYVVVPLVDGTMHVVTPDGAATAAQLRVGQSYTRTAGVEHQVENRGSSEPVVFVEVERLS, from the coding sequence ATGAGCGCAGGCGCACACGGGGAGGTCCAGTCGGAGGACGGGCGGTTCCGGGTCACCCGGTGGACCATCGATCCCGGCGGCGCGATCCCCATGCACCGCCACGAGCACGATTACGTCGTCGTGCCGCTGGTCGACGGCACAATGCATGTGGTCACCCCGGACGGCGCGGCCACCGCGGCCCAACTGCGGGTTGGCCAGAGCTACACCAGGACTGCAGGCGTCGAGCACCAGGTGGAGAACCGGGGCAGCAGCGAGCCGGTGGTTTTCGTAGAGGTCGAACGGCTCTCGTAG
- a CDS encoding SDR family NAD(P)-dependent oxidoreductase: MANTVNPGGVATGLQRNFTAAQKQSLDAAEAAGVFTYKTVEQGAATTLVAATSPLFAHTGGHYLDNCREAYTVPDDADLADHPHSVKEWALNPITAARLWTVSTDLVTG; the protein is encoded by the coding sequence GTGGCCAACACGGTGAACCCGGGCGGGGTGGCAACCGGGCTCCAACGCAATTTCACGGCTGCGCAAAAGCAGTCTCTGGACGCCGCCGAGGCCGCGGGTGTCTTCACCTACAAGACGGTCGAACAGGGCGCGGCCACGACACTCGTGGCTGCAACGTCACCGCTGTTCGCCCACACCGGAGGCCACTATCTCGACAACTGCCGGGAGGCGTACACCGTGCCCGATGATGCCGACCTCGCCGATCACCCGCACAGCGTCAAGGAATGGGCTCTGAATCCCATTACCGCGGCACGCCTTTGGACAGTGTCGACGGACCTCGTGACCGGCTGA
- a CDS encoding F420-dependent biliverdin reductase — protein MANTTTRLTNDALAFLTERHLAMLTTLRADGSPHVVAVGFTFDPKTHIARVITTGGSQKAVNAERGGVAVLSQVDGARWLSLEGRASVLTDAESVRDAELRYAQRYRTPRVNPRRVVIEVHIERVLGSSDLLDRS, from the coding sequence ATGGCGAACACAACCACCCGGCTGACCAATGACGCGCTGGCATTCCTGACCGAGCGGCACCTGGCCATGCTGACGACACTGCGTGCCGACGGCTCGCCGCACGTCGTGGCGGTGGGCTTCACCTTCGATCCGAAAACTCACATCGCGCGCGTCATCACCACCGGTGGCTCGCAGAAGGCCGTCAATGCCGAGCGTGGCGGTGTCGCGGTGCTCAGCCAGGTCGACGGTGCGCGGTGGCTGTCGCTGGAGGGCCGTGCCAGTGTGCTCACCGACGCCGAATCGGTGCGCGACGCCGAACTGCGCTACGCCCAGCGGTATCGCACCCCGCGGGTGAACCCGCGCCGCGTGGTCATCGAGGTGCACATCGAACGGGTGCTGGGCTCCTCGGATCTGCTCGACCGAAGCTAG